The following coding sequences are from one Dreissena polymorpha isolate Duluth1 chromosome 8, UMN_Dpol_1.0, whole genome shotgun sequence window:
- the LOC127842481 gene encoding uncharacterized protein LOC127842481 isoform X2: MLHLLCLVFLSSSAMGVYQPHPGARFQWQLEVDDQNPFQYSMQADLYDTDLWAVTTRDITAIHAKGGKVICYFSAGSYDHNRPDAGQFHASDLGNKMDGWDEKWIDIRSSNVRRIMSARMDLAKSKACDGIEPDNVDGHEHGNANFGFTSSDQLNYNKWLASEAHKRNLSIGLKNDAEQIPQLHTFFDWALNEECHTVDGGRECDLYKPFLAEGKAVFNIEYVNGHHVSASDLQKCTSHHPSGMSTQFKVYDVDAWAHHCPGQ; encoded by the exons ATGCTACACCTGCTGTGCCTTGTGTTCCTGTCGTCTTCCGCCATGGGCGTGTACCAGCCTCACCCCGGTGCCCGTTTCCAATGGCAACTAGAAGTGGATGACCAGAACCCGTTCCAGTACTCAATGCAAGCGGACCTGTACGATACTGACCTGTGGGCAGTCACAACGCGTGACATCACCGCGATCCATGC TAAAGGCGGTAAAGTGATCTGCTATTTCTCGGCCGGCTCCTACGACCACAACCGGCCGGACGCTGGTCAGTTCCACGCCAGCGACCTCGGGAACAAGATGGACGGATGGGACGAGAAGTGGATCGACATACG ATCGAGTAACGTGCGTCGCATTATGTCGGCGCGGATGGACCTTGCGAAGAGCAAGGCCTGTGACGGCATCGAACCTGACAACGTGGACGGTCACGAGCACGGGAACGCGAACTTCGGCTTCACGAGCAGCGATCAGCTCAACTACAACAAGTGGCTCGCTTCAG AGGCCCACAAGCGCAATCTCTCCATCGGCTTGAAGAACGACGCTGAGCAGATCCCACAGCTGCATACGTTCTTTGATTGGGCCCTCAATGAGGAGTGTCACACAGTGGACGGGGGCCGCGAGTGCGACCTTTACAAGCCATTCCTCGCAGAGGGCAAG GCCGTGTTCAACATAGAGTACGTGAATGGCCACCATGTGAGTGCCTCAGACCTGCAGAAGTGTACGTCCCACCACCCCAGCGGTATGAGCACGCAGTTCAAGGTCTATGATGTGGATGCCTGGGCACACCACTGCCCTGGACAGTGA
- the LOC127842481 gene encoding uncharacterized protein LOC127842481 isoform X1, translating to MLHLLCLVFLSSSAMGVYQPHPGARFQWQLEVDDQNPFQYSMQADLYDTDLWAVTTRDITAIHAKGGKVICYFSAGSYDHNRPDAGQFHASDLGNKMDGWDEKWIDIRSSNVRRIMSARMDLAKSKACDGIEPDNVDGHEHGNANFGFTSSDQLNYNKWLASEAHKRNLSIGLKNDAEQIPQLHTFFDWALNEECHTVDGGRECDLYKPFLAEGKHLLKNKPTLFLFLLPAGRVQHRVREWPPCECLRPAEVYVPPPQRYEHAVQGL from the exons ATGCTACACCTGCTGTGCCTTGTGTTCCTGTCGTCTTCCGCCATGGGCGTGTACCAGCCTCACCCCGGTGCCCGTTTCCAATGGCAACTAGAAGTGGATGACCAGAACCCGTTCCAGTACTCAATGCAAGCGGACCTGTACGATACTGACCTGTGGGCAGTCACAACGCGTGACATCACCGCGATCCATGC TAAAGGCGGTAAAGTGATCTGCTATTTCTCGGCCGGCTCCTACGACCACAACCGGCCGGACGCTGGTCAGTTCCACGCCAGCGACCTCGGGAACAAGATGGACGGATGGGACGAGAAGTGGATCGACATACG ATCGAGTAACGTGCGTCGCATTATGTCGGCGCGGATGGACCTTGCGAAGAGCAAGGCCTGTGACGGCATCGAACCTGACAACGTGGACGGTCACGAGCACGGGAACGCGAACTTCGGCTTCACGAGCAGCGATCAGCTCAACTACAACAAGTGGCTCGCTTCAG AGGCCCACAAGCGCAATCTCTCCATCGGCTTGAAGAACGACGCTGAGCAGATCCCACAGCTGCATACGTTCTTTGATTGGGCCCTCAATGAGGAGTGTCACACAGTGGACGGGGGCCGCGAGTGCGACCTTTACAAGCCATTCCTCGCAGAGGGCAAG CACTTGCTAAAGAATAAACCAACATTATTTCTCTTCCTCCTTCCTGCAGGCCGTGTTCAACATAGAGTACGTGAATGGCCACCATGTGAGTGCCTCAGACCTGCAGAAGTGTACGTCCCACCACCCCAGCGGTATGAGCACGCAGTTCAAGGTCTATGA